TAATGTGAAATAAACCCGATGGTAGGTCTGTCATCGTTTTCAAGGTTAGAAGGAACATAGCCCATAATATAACCATGCTCGTCTATAGAAACATCTTCCAGACCGATGGTCTTCAGTTCTTCAGTAATATAGTTGGCAATATCCCACTGGCGAGGAGTAGAAGGTGTCGTTTCACTTTCTGCATCACTGGTTGAATATATTTTTACATAGCTAAGAAAACGGTTCAGTAATTTTTCTTTCCACAATGGGTTGAATTCTATTGTACTCATCAGATATCATAAATTTTAACAAAGTTAGCAAATTTGATGCTGAGAATACGTTATTTGCGATTTAATATCAGTTATTGAAATTATAAATCAGATATAAATCTTTGAAAATCAAAATAATGTTAGCTTTGTATGTACAGTATACTAAGTAGTTTAGTTTTATTATATTTGAGAAAATCAAAAAGTAAAAATGTTTCTTACCGAATGTCCTAGAGATGCCATGCAGGGATGGGGAGAATTTATCCCTACCGATAAAAAAATAGATTATATCAACTCCTTGATGGATGTTGGCTTTGATGTATTGGATTGTCTGAGTTTTGTTTCTCCAAAAGCAATTCCACAGATGGCTGACTCTGATGAGGTGGCAAAAAATATTGATAAATCACGTTCCAAGACTAAAGTTTCTGCAATCATCGGTAATTACAGAGGTGCCGAAAAAGCATTGAAACACCAGTCAGTAGATATTCTGGGCTTCCCTTTTTCTATTTCCGAAACTTTTCAGCACAGAAATACCAATAAAAGTCAGGAAGAAGCTTTTGATGAAATTATTAAAATGCTTGATCTGGTAAAAAGTGAAGGAAAACAGCTGAATATCTATTTCTCCATGGCTTTTGGAAATCCATACGGTGAAATGTGGAAATGGGAAGATGTTGACCAGTGGGCACAGCGATTCTCTGATATCGGAGTGAAAGATATCTTATTATCTGATACTACAGGGGTAGCAACTCCGGAAACCATTGCCCTTTTGTTTGAAAAAATACCTTCAAAATATCCTGGAATCAACTTCGGAGGACATTTTCATAACCGTTATGAAGATTCTTATTCGAAATTAAAGGCTGCTTATGATCAAGGCTGCAGAAGATTTGACAGCGCCATCAAAGGAATCGGAGGATGTCCTATGGCAAAAGATGATCTTGTAGGAAATATGCCTACAGAGCAGGTAATCAATTTTATGAGTGTTGAAAAAGCCCCACATAAATTGAATCTCCTGAACTTTGAAAGTTCTTATAATAAAGCGAAGGATATTTTTCATTTTTAAAAAGAATACATCATAAATTTCACAGATCTAACAATTTATATAGATCTTTGGATGGTATGATCCTAAATTTGTCATTCCGTAGGAATCTCATTTTCGTTATTGAAAAGATAATTTGGATTCCTACAGAATGACAAAATACGACTGAACTATTTGTTTTGTTAATGTGTTCAAATATAATGGATTATATTCACTATAAATTTAGATTTAACCCCAAAACCAACAAAATGTCTCCAATAATTTCCCCTTCCGAATTAAAGAATATTCCAACAGAAAATCTCATCATTCTTGATGCAAGAACTGGAAAAGAGGTAAAGCAAAATTACCTTGAAAAGCATATTCGCGGAGCAAGATTTATTGATCTTGATAAAGATCTGGCTGAGATAGGAGAAAATGCGGCTTTTGGTGGAAGACATCCGCTTCCTTCCGTAGAAAAGTTTGCGGAAACCCTTTCAAATCTTGGAATTGCTGCAAATTCTCACGTCGTTGTATATGACGATAAAAATGCTTCCAATGCTGCGGCAAGATCCTGGTGGATGTTAAGATCTTTTGGATTGGAAAATGTTCAGGTTCTTGATGGCGGAATGCAGGCTGCAGAGAAAAATGGACTGGAGTTTTCTTCAGGAGAAGAAACATTTGATAAAGCTGCTTTAATTAAAAAAGACAACTGGGGTTTTCCTGTTTCGAGTTTGGAAGTGGTTGAAAATGAATTGAAAAGCGATTCTTCTACAGTTGTTGATGTGAGAGATGCCTATCGTTATAAAGGTGAATCTGAACCTATTGATCTGGTTGCGGGGCATATTCCGGGAGCAATCAATATTCCTTTTTCTGAAAATCTGGATGAAAACGGAAACTTTCTAAGTCCGGAAATCTTAAAAGAAAAATACAGTAAGTTATTACAAAATAAGCCTGATCATTTGATTATTCACTGTGGGTCGGGAGTGACTGCCTGTCATACTATTTTAGCGCTGGATTATGCCGGATTTCCCATCCCGGATCTGTATGTAGGTTCATGGAGCGAATGGAGCAGGAGAGAAGGAAAAGAAATTGCAAAAGATATCTAAAAAAACAAAAACCCCGAAAATAATTCTTCGGGGTTTTATATTGTTAAAGGTAATTTTTAAAGCATTCCCAGCTCAAACTTCGCCTCTTCGCTCATCATATCCTTATTCCAGCTTGGTTCGAAAGTAAGCTCTAAATCTACACTTTTTACGTTCTCTACTTCAGCCACTTTATCTTTTACTTCCTGAGGAAGTGTTTCTGCCACGGGACAGTTGGGAGTAGTAAGTGTCATTATAATTTTTACGTCAGCATCATCGGAGATCTGGACATCATAAATCAGTCCTAATTCGTAAATATCTACCGGAATTTCGGGGTCATATACGGTTTTTAGCACACCAATGATTTCCTCACCAATGTCAGCAATTTGATCGTCTGTAAATTTCATTTTTTAATCTAGATTGATATTCCTTTTCAACAAATCTTCCTGACGCATACGCCGGAAAATATTTGCCAAAGTTAAGACATCTTTTTCACAATAGTCAACAATTCTCTGCAAGTCTTTTTCTATGTAGTAAATTGATGAAACCATTGAGCCGTCAATATCATCTTTCGGAGTGGGAATTCCAAAGACATGCGCCAGCAATTCCAACGATACAAAACTCTTATAATCCCCGAACTTCCACAGTTCCATAGTGTCTATGTGAGGAACCTCCCAGGGTTTCTTTCCAAACATCTGAAACGGAGCAGGAGGGAGAATTCCATTGATAAGATATCGTCTGGCAATCCATGGAAAATCAAATTCCTTTCCGTTATGCGCACAAAGAATGACATTGTAAAGCCTTGGACTGTTGAAGATTTCTCCAAATTCCTGAAGCATTTTCTTTTCATCATGCCCGGAAAAACTTTTTATTTTTAACGTTTCATTCTTTTCCACCATCCCGATGGTAATGCAGATGATTTTTCCAAACTCGGCCATAATACCGGCCCGGTCATAGAATTCTTCTGCAGAGACATCGTCTTTTCTCTGAAATCTTGTTTTTTTATCCCACAGATATTGATCGGTTTCGGATAATTCGTTCCAGGAACCGGCTTGTGGAACGGTCTCAATATCAAGAAATAAAACTCTTTCTAAGGGTATGTTCTGTATCATATGTGTTTTTGTTGGGTGTCTATCCTACCTGCATTCCATTTTTTGTGGGTAATGAAGGTGCTAAAAGAGTGACATCTTTTTTGTCCTCACCATATAATCCTAATACAAGGCATTCACTGAAGAAGTTGGCAATCTGCTTTTTAGGAAAATTGACCACTGCTAAAATCTGTTTTCCCACAAGTTCTTCTTTTTCGTAAAGAGAGGTAATTTGTGCAGATGATTTTCTAATTCCTAAATCTCCGAAATCTATTTCCAGCTGATAAGATGGGTTTCTTGCTTTTTCAAAATCATTCACAGAGATGATGGTTCCACATCTGATGTCTATTTTTTCAAAATCTGCCCAGGTGATATCTGGTTTTACTGTCATGGTAATTTGTTAATTAGATGTTCTACTTCTGTTTTCTGTTCTGCATATTTTTGCTGTAAGAATGAGCCTTCACCCATTCTTTTATAATATTCCAACGCTTTCCCGCCGAAGAATTTTTTATGAAAATCCGAAACTTCAGGGATCTGCGGAAAAACTTTGTGAAAAAGCATCTCATAATAGGCCTGAAATTCTCTTTCATTTTTGTCTTCAATAACCTGTCCGGGAGCCTTCTGCCTTACATGAAGCATTTCATGGGCAACCATATTCAGGACAAGGTTCAGATCAAAATCAAATAAATTTCGTGGGATCATTACGGTCTGAGGGCCTCCGAGCTCTCCTTCTGCTGTAAGAAGCATCGAAGTAGGAGAGAGCTCTTCCCTGAATCCGAACCCCGCAAAGTTTTCATGTTCCAGATCAAAGGAATGAAGCAGATATTTTGCTGCATCCAGAATCTGGTTGTGTTCTTTGTAAGCCTCAAGGTGTAAGTTGATCTGCTCGAAATTCATCTGAGATATGTTTTAAACAAATGTATTAAAATATTGAGGAATTAAGAAAATATTTGAAGACTAAAGAGTTAAGAAAAGGATATGACATTTTACAATAAAGAGATCATTGCATTTATTATCTATGAAAGAAGAAAACATTAATTTTGCAAAAAACATAACCTAAATGCAGTTGCAAAAATTATTCGTAATTCTACTTTTTTTATTCTTTTATTTTGCCAAGTCTCAAGCCCTTCCAGCTTTTACGCCAATCCCATTTGCTTCTTCTCAATGCAATAACTTAATGGGAAACTATAATAATCAGTGGAAACCCAGTCATGGAAGTCCGAATGTTATAGATTTAAGCTGTGGTAATAAAGTGGTTCGATTATATAGTAAAAATGATAATATTACAACTAGAAAATCAGAGGGAGTATTTATTGATTTAAATAATATAGGGATCAATATTGATACTTCTAAAAAATATAAAATAATTGTTTCCTATCGTTATTCTTTACCTAATAACCCTAATAGAGCCATTAATTTTGATGTATATCTTGCCAATGGTATGACTGAAAAATCCAATAATAATTGTGATGAAGAAACATTCCCGAGTGTATCAGAAAAGATGAAAATTCTTACTTTTAATAATGGGGAGGTTTTGCAGGATACATATACTTGTCAAGTAAAATCTAAAGAGCAAGGACAAATAATTCCTAATAAGTCTTATAAATATCTGTGGATTACATCCAATTTGAATACAACTCTAAATTTTAGAGAATATGTGGATATAGATAAAGTTGAAATGTATTATGATGGTAATTCAGGCTCAGGCTCTAATGATTGCAATTTACCACCACCTACTATGCTGAAATATTCAAATTTAACAGATACTTCGGTGAGATTAGAATGGAACCAAGCCTCTGGGACAGGATTATGGTATGATATTAGACTACGTAATAATTCAACAGGGACACTAGTGTATAGTAATAATTATCACCCTTTACAAAAAGATTACACCAATCTTAGCCCTGATACTCCTTATACTTTTACAGTTGCCCATGCTTGTTTAAATAATCATGAAAATAATGATGTTAAAGCAATTAGTTTTAGAACCCAATGTGCTCCTGATTTGATAATTAATGATCTGATAATAAAAAATAATATTTATCAGGCTAGTAATTCAATTTTAGCATCGTCAAATATTAATGATGGATTACTGGTAAAGTATAAAGCAAAAAATGAAATATCTCTTCAGCCAGGATTTCATGTGAAAGCAACAGATAATGAGAGTTTATTTCATGCCTTTATTGGAGATTGTTTAAATGACTCTGATCCATCTCTGCTAAAAAATAATCTAAATTCTTTAGATATGAAAGTTGAAGAACGTAGTACATCAATTTCAGCAGTTAAAAACTATCCTATAAATGAAGTATCAATGAGCCAGGATTCACAAATCGAGGTGTATCCAAACCCCGCGTCAATGTACTTTGATATTAATATGGGTAAAGAAAAAGTAATTTCATGGGAAATGTATGATGCTTCGGGAAAACTGATACAAAAGGGAAATACAAATAGAGTGGATGTTCGATCCATTCCTGCTTCAACTTATATTTTAAATATAAACTTTGAAAACAAGAAAGTTTCGAAAAAAATAGTGATAAAACATTAATTTAGAATATGAATTTACCCGGATAGGATAACAATCAGTTTGATTTTGGTATTATTAAGTAAAAACCAGCCCAACTTTCAAAAGCGGGCTGATTATTTAAACTAAAAAATAAATTAAGGATGTTCATTTCTTGCTCTGATGACCAGATTTACTAAATCTGAGCCGCCACTTGCAAAATTATCGCTTGGGTTGTGGGCACTTTGAGTAGCCACAGCATACGGAGAGCCGTCCCAATATCCCCAGAAAGGGCCTCCGCTTTGTCCAGGCCATATATCTGCCTTATGGCTCATGCTTTCGTTGTCATCAGCACTCCAGAAATCTCCATCCAGAGCGATTCCTGTTTGGTATGTTGGTCTTTGAGTTCCTGTAAGGTCTCCCGGATATCCAGCGTGAGTCCAGTAAGCACCTCCATCCCAAGAATCGGAATAAGATTTTGAGCCTAACCAGCCTGTGCTGTTTCCGATGGGTCTGTCTAATACAATCACTACATAATCGTATTGTATTTCTGTAGAGTCTATAGTAGGGCCTGCTACCTTATACTTGTAATACGTTAATGTACCCCAGGCTGTTCCGTAAGGAGCGCTTCCGTTGTAATACATTGGAGTGAATTTCAGCCATCCTGTTGTGTTATTAGGCTGCCAGTCTACAATATGGGAGCAGGTAAGAAGGTGTCTTGGCCCTATCATGACACCGCTTCCTGAGCCTAAAGAGCTTTCTACTCTTCCCACACATCTCCACGGATAGGCGGTAGAATTATATACCTTTCTTTGATCTGCTCCGAAAATAGTTCTTGCATTTTCAGGAGTCAGGAAAGAATCTCTTTCAATGAATTTAGGTTTTCTGTCTTTTTTAGGTTCCAGTTTTGGGTTGTATTCAAAATCAGCATGGGTAGGATAGAAATGATCAGTTTCCAACGATCGGTTTTCTGCTGTTTTTTCATCCATAGGCATTCCTATGGTTTTCATTCCTTTCGGAAAAGTTCTTCCGTTAATGGTTTCCATAGCAGGAGCCTGACTGAATAATTTTTCAATTGCGGCCGGTTTTTCAGTTAATTTTGCTTTAACAGTTCTAAGTCTTGACACCTCTTCAGTTGTCATTGGGTTGTTGTTTTCAATTTTAGACATGATTATTATTTTTAATCTAGTGTATTCCTACTCTTTTGATGGCTTTTCGGATTCCGCCGTAAAGGTTTATGATTAAGTGAATATTTTTTGAGAAAATTCTGCAGTAATGCTTTCTGTCTGGTTAATTTGAGCGGCTCCCATAGCAGCCAATGCAATAGCCACCTGTTTATCAAGTGTTTTTCGGACGATATTTCCATTGGTAGCACGTAATGCCTTACAGAAATGATAAGTAAAATATCCTCGTATTTGTCCGCTGATACTGCCTTCCATAGAAACCTGATTGTCTTTTGCTGCGGCCCATAAAGTATGGTTCATTCCTGCAACAGGGACAAGTGCTTTCGCGAGAACGGTTGATTTTTTTGAATTCTTAGAAGATTCCATTTCACTGGCATAGGTAAGATAGAATTCATCCTCAAGCATAGGAGGAATGTAACGGGCTGTTTCGTTCAGAAAATCTGCTTCCAGTCCCAGATCCATTTTTCTGGTTCCTGTTCCGGAATAACAGCAGTCGAAGATCACTTCCATATTAACTCCGGCTTTTAGTTTGCTGAGAACGGTCTTAAAATCATCATCACGAATGACTCCGTTATTGGCATAATCATGGGGACAAATAGCTTCATCCAGACCATCCAATTCCAGATCTGCTCCGATATTGGCGACTCTTGTTCCGTGGCCGGAATAATAAAAAACAAGAGAATCCCCTTTTACACTTGTGCTGATCATGGATTTCAGATAGTTCAATATATTCGCTCTTGTGGCATTTTGGTTGGTCAGGATTTTAATCTTTGCCGGACTAAAACCACAGATAACCAATGTATTTGCCATATCCCTCGCATCATTTACACAGCCATTAAGGTCCGGACCTCCGTATCCAATGGGTGCATAATCATTAATACCTACGATAAGTGCTTTTTTCATTGTATTAGTTTTAAAAATATTCCCTACTCTGTTTCGGCTTTTCGGGTTCTGCCTTTCTGTGTTTTTTCTATCACAAAATTCCGCTATTCCGAAAGACAAAAACAGAGGAGAAAACCGTATTTTGGAAAAGGAAAAACACCTTTTTACTTGTATATGAGAATGTTATGAAATAAAAATCCGGCAGCTTGAAAAGCTGCCGGATACGTAAATAGAATGTAAAGATGTTTGTTTTATAGTATTGAAATAAGATTAATAATAAGAATATTCAATCAGCACAGATCATGTTTTAAGGCAAAAAGCACCAGTCCGGCTCTGTTTTTTATGTCCAGTTTTACAAAAACAGAATCTCTGTAGCCATCAATGGTTTTAGGGCTTAGGCACATCTTATCAGCAATTTCCTTGTAGGTAAGTTCGCTGCATGCCCATTTTATAAATTCCTTTTCCCGGTCTTTCAGTTCTGAAAGTAAGGATGCATTTTTAGCTTCTTCAGTTTTTACTTTCAATAACTTCTGGGCTACAAAATCAGTATAAAAACTCCCTTTCTCAAATACGGTATCAATGGCCTGAAAGAGAATAGAGGGCTGCATATCTTTGAGTAAATATCCTTTTGCTCCGGCCTTCAGCATTTTAATCAAAATTCTTTCATCATCATCCATGGTCAGGGCAATGACTTTGATATCGGGATAATGCTCGGTAAGCCATTCTGTGGTTTCTATACCATTTTTATAGGGCATATTGACATCCATCAGGACTACGGCGGGTAATTCTGAAGCCTGTTCCACACCTGCAATAAATTCTTCTCCGTTGGGATGATTCATAATGACCCGATATTGAGTGTTTTCTGTGATCATATTTTCCAAGGCTTTGGAAATTAAGGTATGATCATCAACGATCGCTATGGGAATAGTTTTCATAATAAATTTTTGTGATAGGTTATCAATGTTTGTGTTCCTTTATTAAGTTCTGAATGTATAGACAGTTCAGCATGAATCAGTTTGGCTCTCAGTTCCATATTTTTTAATCCTGAACCGTCCTGAATACTGCTGGTATCAAAGCCTCTTCCATTGTCGGAGATGCTGATATGTAGTTTCTCACAGTCATCTTCCATCTGTATGGAAACATTTTTGGCTTTGGAATGTTTAAGGATGTTGTTGATACTTTCCTGGATAATTCTGAAAAGAATCAGGCCGTGTTTTGGTGAAATATCAATATCCTGTTTTTGAGTGATAAATTCTATTTTTAATAATTTCAGTTTTTTGATCCGCTGAACTTCTCTTTCAATAGACTCTGCCAGTCCGAAATGAATGATCTGTTCAGTGATTAATGTTTTAGACAGGTTTCTTATATCCTGTATGCATTCACCCAGTAATTCGTTGAGCTCAGTCAGATCTTCTTTTTCGGTATTTTGGAGCTTGGTAATCAATTGGTTTTGGCGCAAACGAACTACGGAAAGCTTTTGACCCAGATCATCATGCAATTCCTGACCGATATAGTTGAGGGTCTGTTCCTTCATTTCTACCTGCGAAGTAGCAAGCTCCTTTTCAAAGTGAAGGTCTTTTTCTTTTTGTGCGATCAGCAAGGTTGTTTTTTTCTTGATAAAAACCACATAAATAAAGATCATTGTCAAGACAACGATGAATAAAGTAATCGTAAAGATGATGACTAAATTATTCTCTTCCATATCTGAAAAGGATTTATCTGATTCTTTCTTGTTTGTTCCAAATTAAACCCAATATGAGTATACCGTTACTGATCAGATTCAACATAAATAAAATGAAAAAATAAATAGTTTCCGAAACAGTAGTTCTGAAAAAAAGGATTGGGATGCTTCCAATGAAAAAGATCAGTAAAGCTACTGAAATCCAGAATGGTAAGTAGCTTTTGATTCCCAGTATTTTATCAGAATTAAAGGTTTGGTACAGGAACAAAATAATTGAAAATAACAACAGAAGAATATCTACATAGAGCATATTAAAAGAAAAGTGATGAAGCAGATCATCTTCTGTATAAAACATGACAGCAATATTGAGGACAAAAAGAGCCAGGATGATAACCTGTATCTTTTTGAGCAGCGGAACATACAATAACTGGTAATAATAAAATAAGTATAAAAAGAAGATAATCATTAAAAAACCAATCACGTAAAATATGTCCGTAGGCAGTTTTGTCAGGTCGTAGTAGAAATAACAGAAAATATCAATCAGGGAAAACAACAGATATCCTATGATAAAAAACAAATTCTCCTTTCCGGTTTTTCTATATTTTGTGACCATTAGAATCATTACTATAATGGATATAACCATAGATATCTGTTTCCCTGTTTCAATATTCCAGTTCATAATCTCGTTTTTATGGCATGGTTCCGGATAACGTTTTTGGAGGAGGCGCCAGATTGGTCATGTTCATAGATTCTATTGAAGGGACATCTGTATTTTCCTCAGTAGCTTCCGTTCTGGCCATTGCATTATCTCTTTTTCTTTTCTGTGAAGTAGGCACCAGAAATATGGTTTGGTAGCCTGCGTATTCAGGTTTTGCCATTCTGTTTTTAGGATGATTTACAGGATATTTTCCCATATAAATTCTAATTCCCGGATTTTTTAATTTCTGTTTTTTGGCATTTTCTTTTACGTATTTAATATAGCCTTCCATGTCTTCCAGTGAAAACCAGTACCATCGGGAATCAGGTTCACCGTTTCTGTATTTGGTGAGAATTTCATGATTGGTTCTGGTGTACTCATCAAAAAGAACCCGGCCTTCACGATAGCTGATCAGTTTTTTCTTATAACTGTTGCTAACAGGTTCTTTAGGTGGTTCGGAGCAGCGGGTGCAGCTTAGCAGACATAAAGCCAGAATAAGTGCTGCACACAAGGGACTTAAAATCTTAGTAAAAAAGGAAGTTTTCATTTTTATGGTTTTTAATTTTATGGAACAAAATTAGCTAACGGCACAACTATAAAAAAGAGGGAAAACACTGTTTTTATCCTTTAATAAATTTACGACTTTTTGATATTCAGTTGAATATGAAGCGTGAATTTGTTGTTGTTTTCAGAAAAAAATCAATTGTGCCCTTCAAAATAGAAAAATCTGTGTCTCTGTTTATTCATGTGGTCTTCCGAAATTGAGTCAGAAATAATATTCAAAACAAAAACATGAAAATCACAGTAGTAGGCTATAAAAAAGAAGAAAGATTCTCACAGGGAGTGGCCAATGATGAGGATACAGAACTGATTAATTTTTTAATACATAAAGGCTTAGATATTGTTCCCTCCATCTGGAATGACTCAAAGGTAGATTGGAGCATCTTTGATGTGGCAGTAATCAAATCTCCCTGGGATTACCACAACCATTTGAAAGAATTTCTGAACTGGCTGGATCATCTGAAACAATCAGGGGTAAAAGTGCTGAATCCTGTCGAAATCATCCAATGGAATAGTGATAAACATTATCTTAAAGATATTTCCCTAAAAGGACTTCCCGTAATTCCCGCAGAATATCTTGAAAAAGGATCTGTATTGGAAAGAGGATTCTTTGATCATTTCAATACGGAAAAACTCGTTGTAAAACCCTGTGTAAGTGCCGGAGCTCAAAATACCATCACCGTCAACAGAGACCATTTCAATGAACGTTCTGCAGAAATTGAAACCCTTCTGAAAGAACAGGATTATATGGTACAACCCTTTGTTGATGAGATTAAGAACGGAGAATGGTCATTCCTGTTTTTTAATGGAAAGTATAGTCACTGTTCATTAAAAACACCCAAGCAGGGTGATTTCAGAGTGCAGCATTATCACGGAGGAAGCATCAGTTATCCTACACCGGATCCATTGCATATAGAACAGGCTGGATCGTACTTGAAAAGCCTGCCACAAGTAACACTTTATGCGAGAGTAGATGGCGTTTTAATCAATAATTCATTTCATTTAATGGAATTGGAGCTCATAGAACCCTATTTATTTTTGAATGGGAATCCTGATTTACTGGAAAACTATTATGAGGCATTAATAGCTCTGATTTCTTAAAAAAATCTGTCAACTTCCATTTTGAGGTGTTTTCTTTGAAAGAACTACTTGAGAATTTCAAATTTCAGAATAGGCATCACGGGTGTATCATCTGCCGGATCTGTACTGCTGAAAAAAGACAATTCTCCATTGGTCGCTTTCAGGATAAAACCGTTTTGTGGGTATGCCGAATTGGGATTGTTACTTTTTACGGTATAGGTTATACTTCCTGAAGTGATATCCTCATTCATATTGCATTTAATTTCCTTAATGATAAAGAGAGTTACAGTATTTTCCTGCTTGTTCGGTTTCCGGACATTTGTAGTGATGGTGGAATGATGTGGATCTATGATGATTTCCGATGGAATAGGCATTTCAAAATTGTTCTTAGCCAAAACGACTTTATCTGAAACCAGTTTCATCTTTTGCATACATTGCTTGCTGATATCTTTCTGTTCTTTAGTGTTTTGCGCTGAGAATGGAATATATCCAATAAATAAGAAGAAAATAATTAGATTTCTGTAACGAGGAAAAAGATGGGACATAATGGTTTTTGTTTTTAATGAAAATGTAATAATATGAAATTAATATAAAAAACAGGACCGGAAATCATTTTTCTGGTCCTGTCAAACAAGATTAAGTGTAAAATTTAGCCTTTAAAGGCAAAAAGGATAATTCAAATGTGAACAGATTTTTATTGATTC
This sequence is a window from Chryseobacterium culicis. Protein-coding genes within it:
- a CDS encoding RimK family alpha-L-glutamate ligase, encoding MKITVVGYKKEERFSQGVANDEDTELINFLIHKGLDIVPSIWNDSKVDWSIFDVAVIKSPWDYHNHLKEFLNWLDHLKQSGVKVLNPVEIIQWNSDKHYLKDISLKGLPVIPAEYLEKGSVLERGFFDHFNTEKLVVKPCVSAGAQNTITVNRDHFNERSAEIETLLKEQDYMVQPFVDEIKNGEWSFLFFNGKYSHCSLKTPKQGDFRVQHYHGGSISYPTPDPLHIEQAGSYLKSLPQVTLYARVDGVLINNSFHLMELELIEPYLFLNGNPDLLENYYEALIALIS